Proteins found in one Pyxidicoccus trucidator genomic segment:
- a CDS encoding FAD/NAD(P)-binding protein has product MRILPRSPESPSAPGLSALEDAIRKDLERLEYPKRPWVLPRCTRAGQKVLDVLIIGGGQSGLTAAFGLMRERVTNLLVVDDSEPDLAGPWKTFARMHTLRTPKHLTGPDHNLPNLCFQSWYEAQHGDAAWQEVERVPKEMWADYLNWYRRTLEIPVRCRTRVGALAWSAEEECFVAPLQHTREGDAGVLYARKVVLATGIDGSGRWEVPSVIAGLPRELYAHTRDDIDFEALRGRSVGVLGAGASAFDNAAVALEHGASEVSLFYRRKTLPNVNPYRWAEFVGFLKHHADLPDADRWRFIHRIMEMGQLPPADTFRRARTFPQFHLHGGSPWLSAEEVGGRARVTTPQGQFTFDKLIVGSGTVTDLSLRPELALLHGDIALWKDRYTPPSGQEHADLLRHPYLGAHFELQEKHPGRAPHLASIFNFTFGCLLSLGFGGASISGMKYGLPKLVSGVTRQLYLDDRDAFFESLERYDEKEFEP; this is encoded by the coding sequence ATGCGCATCCTGCCTCGCAGCCCCGAGTCCCCCTCGGCCCCCGGTCTCTCCGCGCTGGAGGACGCGATTCGCAAGGACCTCGAGCGGCTGGAGTACCCCAAGCGCCCCTGGGTGCTGCCGCGCTGCACGCGGGCCGGGCAGAAGGTGCTGGACGTGCTCATCATCGGCGGCGGGCAGAGCGGCCTCACCGCCGCCTTCGGGCTGATGCGCGAGCGCGTCACCAACCTGCTCGTGGTGGACGACAGCGAGCCGGACCTGGCCGGGCCGTGGAAGACCTTCGCGCGCATGCACACGCTGCGCACGCCGAAGCACCTCACCGGCCCGGACCACAACCTCCCCAACCTCTGCTTCCAGTCCTGGTACGAGGCCCAACACGGTGACGCGGCGTGGCAGGAGGTGGAGCGCGTCCCCAAGGAGATGTGGGCGGACTACCTCAACTGGTACCGCCGCACGCTGGAAATCCCAGTGCGCTGCCGCACCCGCGTGGGCGCGCTGGCGTGGAGCGCGGAGGAGGAGTGCTTCGTCGCCCCCCTCCAGCACACCCGCGAGGGCGACGCCGGGGTGCTGTATGCGCGCAAGGTGGTGCTGGCCACCGGCATCGACGGCTCGGGCCGCTGGGAGGTGCCGTCCGTGATTGCCGGCCTGCCCCGCGAGCTGTACGCCCACACGCGCGACGACATCGACTTCGAGGCCCTGCGCGGCAGGAGCGTGGGCGTGCTGGGCGCTGGCGCCTCCGCCTTCGACAACGCCGCCGTGGCGCTGGAGCACGGCGCCTCCGAGGTGAGCCTCTTCTACCGCCGCAAGACGCTGCCCAACGTCAACCCGTACCGCTGGGCCGAGTTCGTGGGCTTCCTCAAGCACCACGCCGACCTGCCGGACGCGGACCGCTGGCGCTTCATCCACCGCATCATGGAGATGGGGCAATTGCCGCCCGCGGACACCTTCCGTCGCGCCCGCACCTTCCCCCAGTTCCACCTGCACGGCGGCAGCCCGTGGCTCTCCGCCGAGGAGGTGGGCGGCCGGGCCCGCGTCACCACGCCGCAGGGGCAGTTCACCTTCGACAAGCTCATCGTCGGCAGCGGCACCGTGACGGACCTGTCGCTGCGTCCGGAGCTGGCGCTGCTGCACGGGGACATCGCCCTGTGGAAGGACCGCTACACGCCGCCCTCGGGGCAGGAGCATGCGGACCTGCTGCGCCACCCGTACCTGGGCGCCCACTTCGAGCTGCAGGAGAAGCACCCGGGCCGCGCGCCGCATCTCGCCTCCATCTTCAACTTCACCTTCGGCTGCCTGCTGTCGCTGGGCTTCGGGGGTGCCAGCATCTCCGGAATGAAGTACGGCCTGCCCAAGCTGGTGAGCGGGGTGACGCGGCAGCTCTACCTGGATGACCGGGACGCCTTCTTCGAGTCCCTGGAACGCTACGACGAGAAGGAATTCGAGCCATGA